The following are from one region of the Capsicum annuum cultivar UCD-10X-F1 chromosome 1, UCD10Xv1.1, whole genome shotgun sequence genome:
- the LOC107844046 gene encoding very-long-chain aldehyde decarbonylase CER1, with product MASKPGILTEWPWTFLGNFKYLVLAPFVVHSTYTYLMSKDETQRDIVYPIIFPLLLSRVIHNQIWISISRYRTAKGNNRIVDKSIEFDQIDRESNWDDQIIFNGLLYYIGYLLLEQSHHMPLWRTDGIIIIALLHAGPVEFLYYWLHRALHHHFLYSRYHSHHHSSIATEPITSVIHPFAEHISYFTLFSIPLFTTVFTGTASIASFGAYVTYIDFMNNMGHCNFELIPKWMFSIFPPLKYIMYTPSYHSLHHTQFRTNYSLFMPMYDYIYDTLDKSSDTLYEKSLEREAEVPDVVHLTHLTTPESIYHLRLGFASMASNPHTSKWYLWLMWPVTLWSIVITWIYGRTFVVERNMFKNIKLQTWAIPKYRVQYFMKWQRETINNFIEETIMEADQKGIKVLSLGLLNQDEKLNNNGELYIRRHPQLKVKVVDGSSLAVAVVINSIPKGTSQVVLRGRLSKVAYSIALALCKGGIKVVMLDEEEYKRLNAKLTPEAATNLVLSKSHVSKIWLVGDGLSEEEQLKAPKGTLFIPFSQFPPRKARKDCFYFTTPAMVTPKHLENVDSCENWLPRRVMSAWRIAGILHALEGWNEHECGNMMFDIDKVWKASLDHGFRPLTMATVTESKN from the exons ATGGCTTCTAAACCTGGCATTCTCACTGAATGGCCATGGACTTTTCTTGGAAACTTCaag TACTTGGTATTGGCACCATTTGTGGTTCATAGCACATACACATACTTGATGAGCAAAGATGAAACACAAAGGGACATTGTATATCCAATCATTTTCCCACTTTTACTCTCGAGAGTGATTCACAATCAGATATGGATATCTATATCACGATACAGGACTGCAAAGGGTAATAATCGAATTGTTGATAAGAGCATCGAGTTTGATCAAATTGATAGAGAGAGCAATTG GGATGATCAGATCATATTTAATGGACTGTTATACTATATTGGATATCTGCTGCTTGAACAATCTCATCATATGCCTTTGTGGAGGACTGATGGTATCATTATAATTGCTTTGCTTCATGCTGGTCCTGTTGAGTTTCTCTATTACTGGCTTCATAGAGCTCTGCATCATCATTTTCTCTACTCTCGTTATCATTCTCATCATCACTCCTCCATTGCTACTGAGCCCATCACTT CTGTAATTCATCCGTTTGCTGAGCACATATCATATTTCACACTCTTCTCCATACCATTATTCACAACAGTATTCACTGGGACTGCCTCTATAGCTTCATTTGGTGCTTATGTTACCTATATTGATTTCATGAACAACATGGGCCATTGCAATTTTGAGCTAATTCCTAAGTGGATGTTCTCTATATTTCCCCCTCTCAAGTACATTATGTATACGCCCTC GTACCACTCACTACATCACACTCAATTCAGGACAAATTATTCACTTTTCATGCCAATGTATGACTATATCTACGATACATTGGACAAGTCGTCAGACACATTGTATGAGAAGTCACTTGAAAGGGAAGCTGAAGTGCCTGATGTGGTGCACCTAACACATCTAACAACTCCAGAATCCATTTACCACCTTCGACTAGGATTTGCATCCATGGCCTCGAACCCTCACACCTCTAAGTGGTACTTATGGTTAATGTGGCCCGTCACACTATGGTCAATAGTGATTACTTGGATTTATGGTCGCACATTTGTTGTCGAGAGAAATATGTTCAAGAATATCAAATTACAAACTTGGGCTATCCCAAAGTATCGCGTACAA TACTTTATGAAATGGCAAAGAGAAACTATTAACAACTTTATTGAGGAAACCATCATGGAAGCAGATCAGAAAGGAATAAAGGTTTTGAGCCTTGGACTCTTAAATCAG GATGAGAAGTTGAATAATAATGGTGAGCTTTACATAAGGAGGCATCCTCAGTTGAAAGTGAAGGTGGTAGATGGAAGTAGCCTAGCTGTTGCTGTTGTCATAAACTCCATTCCTAAAGGAACTTCTCAAGTTGTCCTTCGAGGTCGTTTGTCCAAAGTTGCTTACTCCATTGCCCTAGCCTTGTGCAAAGGAGGAATTAAG gtTGTCATGTTAGACGAAGAAGAGTACAAGAGACTTAATGCAAAGCTTACCCCTGAGGCTGCAACCAACTTGGTCCTATCGAAATCTCATGTTTCAAAG ATATGGCTAGTAGGGGATGGATTGAGTGAAGAGGAACAATTGAAAGCGCCAAAAGGAACATTATTCATTCCTTTCTCGCAATTCCCACCAAGGAAAGctcgcaaggattgcttctactTCACCACACCAGCTATGGTTACTCCAAAACATCTTGAAAATGTAGACTCTTGTGAG AATTGGCTGCCAAGAAGAGTGATGAGTGCATGGAGAATAGCTGGGATTTTGCACGCCTTGGAAGGTTGGAACGAGCACGAGTGTGGCAATATGATGTTTGATATCGACAAAGTATGGAAAGCCAGTCTTGATCATGGCTTTCGCCCGTTGACAATGGCTACTGTTACTGAATCCAAGAACTAG